From Micromonospora sp. NBC_01699, a single genomic window includes:
- a CDS encoding PPOX class F420-dependent oxidoreductase codes for MTNLDLLVGGKYVLLTTFRRDGRPVGTPVWVVRDGDALAVWTAAGSGKVKRIRRSGRVTVAPCDVRGRPTGEAVPGQAVLTDRAGAGRIQELLRHKYGLLGRLTLLGSRLRRGADGTVCVRITLT; via the coding sequence GTGACCAACCTCGATCTCCTCGTCGGCGGAAAGTACGTGCTGCTCACCACCTTCCGCCGGGACGGCCGACCGGTCGGCACCCCGGTCTGGGTGGTCCGCGACGGTGACGCGCTCGCGGTCTGGACCGCCGCGGGCAGCGGCAAGGTCAAGCGGATCCGGCGGTCCGGACGGGTGACCGTGGCGCCGTGCGACGTACGCGGCCGGCCGACCGGCGAGGCGGTGCCCGGACAGGCGGTGCTCACCGACCGGGCCGGCGCCGGACGGATCCAGGAGTTGCTCCGGCACAAGTACGGCCTGCTCGGCCGGCTGACCCTGCTCGGCTCCCGGCTGCGCCGGGGTGCCGACGGCACGGTCTGTGTCCGGATCACCCTGACCTGA